Proteins from a single region of Punica granatum isolate Tunisia-2019 chromosome 8, ASM765513v2, whole genome shotgun sequence:
- the LOC116188923 gene encoding putative disease resistance protein At4g19050: MAQPVEDTVKKILNHFGEHHVSKVVLAGDAGAGKTWVARKVCESALKEELSYGSIWIVPADYSEKKYQLSLLSCDEEWDDDEDSEEVKENEDMEREALKTRILDKLEKMRTGKPKNQARKTVKGIQGETELGHEAAAGKFRYLVVVLDNITEGEEESIVPELKKILHSNFLKMLITRKESTDSNAGAACESKGDAIQPDDTKAIRLEPLSSSDALILLQGRVKTEVSDNQMLEAIAEKALGLPAGIILVAEALKHIRLEDGVRAFEIAMDDVANLKGDDITAVLQFAYDMLPEGVTRSCYWLSRQLFLSRAAVHFNELITYWILEGCFDNHNLLEKAYEEGHRILMDLKDRGMLKQHGNYVYMERAMLKLPDERRNGFSGAAKLRLADVLSNGLGRITLADGMIRTVCRDKENKGMSTLIIEGGRLCKEVSQEFFKSMKGLKFLAILNPMFEYLPPGLTELEDLQVLVLRGCQHLKKVDEICKLTKLSVLEISGASLLLHIDEDFFKGMANLKTVNLSSLNTRFVPGSLFNRDAVRFLILRECPTFYELPSLRNMRKLEMVDLCGSASFERLSDGNINNLTDLKTLNFSETKVRNLPILGKLAGLTRILLSDCLWLTMIRSLGGMTNLEVLDISGSMNIKDLNSAQLLQKPRFRILDLSRTGINSLPSSISNLSHFHLSGCSELEKFPSTKAFHNLVSLDLSGSVNLVEIGDESFAHLKVLRHLNLSETEITRLPSLSDLVELRELLLRGCKKLTQLRGLSPLEKLEVLDLSGCCDLRIGPPESFSCMSRLKKLYLSGTKIDDYI; the protein is encoded by the coding sequence ATGGCCCAGCCTGTCGAAGATActgtaaagaaaattttaaaccaTTTCGGGGAGCACCATGTATCAAAGGTTGTCCTTGCTGGAGATGCTGGAGCCGGGAAAACCTGGGTGGCGAGAAAGGTTTGTGAATCTGCGTTGAAAGAGGAGTTATCTTATGGGTCTATTTGGATAGTACCAGCAGACTATTCCGAGAAAAAATATCAGCTGTCTCTGCTATCTTGCGATGAGGAGTGGGATGACGATGAGGATAGTGAAGAGGTGAAGGAGAATGAGGACATGGAGCGAGAAGCCTTGAAGACAAGGATTCTTGACAAGCTTGAGAAAATGAGAACTGGAAAACCTAAAAACCAAGCTCGCAAAACTGTCAAGGGGATACAAGGGGAGACGGAGCTCGGACATGAAGCTGCAGCAGGAAAGTTTAGATATCTTGTTGTGGTTCTTGATAATATTACtgagggggaggaggagagcATTGTGCCTGAATTGAAAAAGATCCTTCATTCAAATTTTCTGAAGATGCTTATCACCCGTAAAGAATCAACAGACAGCAATGCAGGTGCTGCCTGTGAGAGCAAAGGGGATGCTATTCAACCTGATGATACAAAGGCAATTCGATTGGAGCCCTTAAGTTCCAGTGATGCATTAATCCTGTTGCAAGGACGGGTCAAGACTGAAGTTTCTGACAATCAGATGTTGGAAGCCATTGCTGAGAAAGCCTTGGGTTTGCCGGCTGGAATCATTTTGGTGGCAGAGGCGTTAAAGCATATTCGCCTGGAGGATGGGGTTCGGGCATTTGAGATTGCAATGGACGATGTAGCTAATTTGAAAGGGGATGACATCACAGCAGTTCTGCAGTTTGCATACGACATGCTGCCGGAAGGTGTCACTCGCAGCTGCTATTGGCTTAGCAGGCAACTGTTTCTCTCTCGTGCTGCAGTCCACTTCAATGAGCTGATAACTTACTGGATACTGGAGGGTTGTTTTGACAACCACAATCTCCTTGAGAAGGCCTACGAGGAAGGTCACCGTATCCTTATGGATCTCAAGGATCGGGGTATGCTAAAACAGCATGGCAATTATGTGTACATGGAGAGGGCCATGTTGAAATTGCCTGATGAGCGACGGAATGGGTTCAGCGGTGCTGCAAAGCTGAGATTGGCTGATGTGCTGAGTAATGGTCTAGGGAGGATTACTTTGGCAGATGGCATGATCAGGACAGTTTGCAgggataaagaaaataaaggaatGTCCACGCTTATAATCGAAGGAGGTCGTCTTTGCAAGGAAGTCTCTCAAGAATTTTTCAAATCCATGAAAGGGCTCAAATTCCTGGCCATTTTGAACCCCATGTTTGAATATCTGCCCCCAGGGTTGACTGAATTGGAGGATCTGCAGGTGCTTGTTCTGAGAGGCTGTCAGCATTTGAAGAAAGTGGATGAGATTTGTAAACTAACCAAGTTATCAGTTCTAGAAATATCAGGTGCCTCTTTGTTGCTCCATATTGATGAAGATTTTTTTAAGGGCATGGCAAACCTTAAAACCGTCAACCTCTCAAGTCTCAACACTAGATTTGTGCCCGGTTCTCTTTTCAATCGGGATGCAGTACGCTTCCTCATCCTCAGAGAATGCCCAACATTTTATGAACTGCCGAGCTTGAGGAACATGAGGAAGCTGGAGATGGTCGACCTGTGTGGGTCTGCCTCGTTTGAAAGACTTTCAGATGGGAACATTAATAACCTTACAGACCTGAAGACCCTAAATTTTTCTGAAACAAAAGTTAGAAACTTGCCAATATTGGGCAAACTTGCAGGCCTCACTCGGATTTTGTTGAGTGACTGCCTATGGTTGACAATGATCCGTTCCTTGGGTGGAATGACTAACCTTGAAGTGCTTGATATTTCCGGCTCAATGAACATAAAGGATCTCAACAGTGCTCAACTGCTACAGAAGCCTCGCTTCAGGATCCTTGATCTTTCGAGGACTGGTATAAACTCTTTGCCTTCAAGCATCAGCAACCTGTCCCACTTTCATCTAAGCGGCTGTTCTGAGCTTGAAAAATTTCCATCCACGAAGGCATTCCATAACCTTGTGTCCCTGGACCTTTCCGGTTCTGTTAATTTGGTTGAAATTGGAGATGAATCATTTGCGCATCTCAAAGTCCTGCGCCATCTCAACCTTTCAGAGACTGAGATTACACGACTTCCTTCACTATCTGACCTCGTGGAACTTCGTGAGCTCTTGCTAAGGGGCTGCAAAAAACTGACTCAGCTACGCGGCCTGTCCCCACTGGAGAAGCTGGAGGTCCTGGATCTTTCTGGCTGCTGTGATCTGAGGATTGGTCCACCGGAATCCTTCAGCTGCATGTCTCGCCTCAAGAAGCTTTATCTCTCTGGCACCAAAATTGATGACTACATTTAA